A window from Chiroxiphia lanceolata isolate bChiLan1 chromosome 3, bChiLan1.pri, whole genome shotgun sequence encodes these proteins:
- the LOC116784050 gene encoding serine/arginine repetitive matrix protein 1-like, translating to MEGIGPWWLVPSSPKHHQMLPALTSNTSMEFCNNRRENKASQSSSFTERNNSTSTQWRLPIRSRRGCHATYVGARLAQPTFTGAMPKRKPPVPLRARGALRAGSGRAALPPRRRRRRRECSALRPAAGSVHCSSAGPSPESEGSGSQQGHPAPTPLNTAGQLSPRRKEHGGAARPVFHRPGDAATGAIKTKRRTATFHTLRAPSNAAGYGSSPSRDEKQGGGGKGGEPTLHPSSPPADARARRTPALPGAPDSPPRRAVFPSLSDRGGARRPRRRHWRRGAARRRHWLRRRPMVRAVSGKQEAAELFKSCPVMSARARGGARAAGRARLSARVRRSAGAGVARHLPYGTPQRPPPLPRELVPVAVLEGAG from the exons ATGGAGGGAATAGGGCCTTGGTGGCTTGTGCCTTCCTCCCCCAAACATCACCAAATGCTCCCGGCGCTTACTTCCAATACATCCATGGAGTTCTGCAAcaacagaagggaaaacaaggCTTCACAGTCCTCATCCTTTACTGAGAGGAATAACAG CACATCTACACAGTGGCGTTTACCTATTCGCTCGCGCCGCGGCTGCCATGCAACCTATGTGGGCGCCCGGTTGGCACAGCCCACGTTCACCGGAGCGATGCCGAAGAGGAAACCCCCGGTCCCTCTCCGGGCGAGGGGCGCGCTGCGGGCCGGCTCCGGGCgggcagctctccctcctcggcggcggcggcggcggcgggaatGCTCCGCTCTGCGGCCAGCGGCGGGCAGCGTCCATTGCAGCTCGGCGGGTCCGAGTCCGGAGTCCGAGGGCTCCGGCAGCCAGCAGGGGCACCCGGCCCCCACTCCCCTAAACACCGCTGGCCAG ctctccccGAGGAGGAAGGAGCACGGCGGGGCCGCTCGTCCCGTATTTCACCGCCCCGGAGACGCCGCCACCGGAGCGATTAAAACAAAGCGGAGAACCGCCACTTTCCACACTCTTCGCGCACCGAGTAACGCGGCTGGCTACGGGAGCTCGCCTAGCAGGGACGAAAAacaagggggggggggtaaaGGAGGAGAGCCCACCCTccaccccagcagccccccGGCTGATGCCCGCGCCCGGCGCACCCCAGCGCTGCCCGGCGCACCTGACAGCCCGCCGCGCCGCGCTGTATTTCCCTCCCTTAGCGACAGGGGAGGGGCGCGCCGGCCGCGGCGCCGCCATTGGCGGAGGGGAGCGGCGCGGCGCCGCCATTGGCTGCGGCGGCGGCCAATGGTGCGCGCTGTATCCGGGAAGCAGGAGGCTGCGGAGCTATTTAAATCCTGCCCGGTGATGTCAGCGCGGGCTCGCGGGGGGGCtcgggcggcggggcgggcgcgccTGTCAGCCCGCGTTAGGCGCAGCGCGGGAGCGGGAGTGGCCCGGCACCTGCCTTACGGGACCCCGCAGcgccctcctccccttccccgcGAACTTGTCCCGGTGGCGGTCCTGGAAGGTGCGGGTTAA